agtgttcaactcttatcccaattgctaaacaataatcattaaatgattgggatgaaaactctgcagcattatcaagacgaatgGACTTAATCTGATTATCAGGAAAGTGTGCCcttaaccttattatttgtgccaataattttgcaaatgccaagttacgagatgacaataggcacacatgagaccatctagaagaagcatctattagaaccataaaatatctaaatgacCCACTAggtgggtgaataggtccacaaatatccccatgtataCGTTCCAAGAACGCAGGGGACTCAATCTTAACTTTCATtggtgatggtctcacaattaacttgccttgataacaagcagtacaagaaaattcaccatttaaaagaactttTAGGTCTTTTAGTGGATGTCCATTCGAATTTTCTAtaattcgtctcatcattattgaccCAGGATGTCCTAGACGATCATGCCAAAGTACAAATGTATTGGAAtcagtaaacttcttatttactataaaatgtgcctcaattgcactaatttttgtccaatacaagccaGAAGATAAAGCATGGAACTTTTCTATAACACATGTCTGCCCAGAGACATACTTGGTGATACCAagatattcaagatttatttcatccattgattggatatgataaccattttcacggatatctttaaaactcaacaagtttctcttagattttggagaaaacatagCATTATTAATGATGAGTTTAGTTCCCTTGGGCAAAATTACAATGGCTCTTCCAAAGCCCTCAATCATATTAGTACTACCaaaaattgtagtaacatttattttacccatacttaaatgagaaaaatatttcttatttttgaatatcgtatgtgttgtaccagaatcaatcaaacaaatatcttcatatttcgataatatgttcttaaaatatccatatcttcacatgaaatgacatacacaaaataaatatatattaaatattagtgttgtcaaaagggtacaatatattcaaaggaataaattaataattaaatattagaaattgagccttaatttattgtttcctctaagtcaaaaatgagttgttaggaaaataaaataaaatcattatttaatcctaGTTAATAATAGACtgcatgtttttaacattagatcaaattaaagacctaatataatacaaacacatGATAAATACTATTATcagaatttatgtttttaacattagaccaagttaaagacctaatataatacaaacacgTGATAAAGTTTAGTATTTGACTAACTCTATCATAttagaatcatataaataaatcaatgaaaaatatatattattttattaagaattaaGGAACAAGCTAATGAACGACTAAACTAATTTGAAATACTAATACTCATGCAAACAactatcattacatgaaattttttaataaatactaccaaaaaaaatatcactcttCCGTGTTCACAGAACCATCACCAATTAAGtgatctatttttccttcaGGATGTGCGAAGAAATCTGCTACATCCAAGTGCACGatgtcaacttgattttcagagataaaatttgcctctggatttttctctttcttctttagtGATTCTTGATAAATCTCAACCAAGTGTTTGGGAGTACGACAATACGTGCATAACGACCTCTTCCACCACATCGAAAACAACCTTCCCTAGTTGCTTCACGTTTctcatcctttcttttttttcctttttatatgatGAATGATTAAGGCCAGGAATAGAATTACGTTCTTGACCATAATCACGACCACGACCACGTCCACGTCCACGACCGCGACCTTTTCCACGCCTAGCATGGTGGGCGTACGCCTCATTCACTTCAGGAAGTGGTTCAGATCCAGTAGGTCGATTCTcatgatttttcaataataaatcattatttttctcggccacaagaagatgagaaattaGTTCAGAATACTTTTTGAAACCTTTCTCTCGATATTGTTGCTGCAAGAGCACATTCGAGGCATGGAAAGTGGAGAACgtcttttccatcatatcaatctcattaaccgtttctccacataatttcaattgaGAAGTGATTCTGAACATGGCAGAACTATACTCATGTATAGACTTAAAGTCTTGTAGCCTTAGATGCATCCAATCATATCGTGCCTTTGGATGTATGACCATCTTCAAGTGGTCAAATCTTTCTTTTAGGTTTTTCCACAAAACAAGTGGATCCTGAACTGTCAGATATTTGATTTTCAGAATCTCGTCAAGATGATGACGCAAGAATATCATTGCTCGTGCACAGTTCTGATTTGATGccttatcttcttcttttatggTGTCTCCAAGACCCATTGCATCAAGGTGGATTTCAGCATCCAACACCCATGAGAGGTAGTTCCTGCCCGAACTTTGAAGGGCAGTGAACTCTAGTTTTGTAAGATTgaccattaaaattaaaaacaaaagaataaataatacctttattaattcttcaaatctaaccttcacttttgagaaattagagtctcgtgctgataacgtgttataaaactatacaataagaagaagaaactagagagaaaagaagagaagacttgttatttctcttgatgaatttatttacaatgaagaggagcactctatttataggagaaatctaacttggtccccaagtaagACTCTTTAATCATATCctaaaaaggactccacatgatagatattcactataatacaaatactttataacaatATGCTATATCTCtcctctttttctctttattttctttttctttcaagtgTTAGAATTTATATCTCCTGAAAATATCTCTAAGGATCACTCCATTAGAGATCcttcaaaactctttttttttatattaaatgccCATCTGAGACATTTTTATATTCACTAAATAGaggtgattttttaaaatttatataaaataattttatttaatcccTAAACTTACtcatatatttatctttttttcatcTAGCACCCCTTAAAAATTTTAGTTCCTCCACTTTAATCAAGGTGTAATCTCAAGTTGAtactcaaaaagaaaaaaaaattagccgAGTAAACCTCACCCTACATAAACCATTTGAAACCGTCATTTCCATTTTTAACTTGTAGAAAAaagttttacaattttttttgataaaataagattttgaaaaaatatactcactctcttaaaagtatttttttattgtccTAAAGGGATCCGAAAACACTCTTTCATTATCCATCTTCAAAAATCGATGAAAGATTTAATGATGAATGAAAAAGAAGTGTTGGTGGTTTCACCACTAGGTGAAATCTCACAACTAAGAAAagtcaattttttgaatttgattattttgtcaATTGAAAGTTCAAAATTGAACCatccttcaattctttttcCATATGAATCTCACTAGACATATGAAAGTATTCTTTGATGGTTGTAATGAATGGGGCATCAACAAAACAAATGGAAGAAGTGGATTGAAATAGTGAAGTATATCCATCACCATGTATGAGAATTTGTGAATCAATCATAATCATGATTTAAACTTATAGAGTCCACATAGATAAAGGTGTGGACTCTATAAATTGAACTCGTGATTGATTCACAAATTCTAGCAACATTTCATACTAGGCGATGGAATGACTTTTCTACTCAtgtcttttatttgttttgttgatCCCGCCATCAATTACATCCATTAAAAAAGACTTTTACTTTTAGTCAGATtcagatgaaaaataaattaaagaatatatgcTTCTAATTTGAACCGTCAATCGAGTGGAAAAGAAAAGTTCAACAAAGGGCTTTTCTTAGTTGTGAAATTTCACCAAGTGGTGAAATCATCAACACTTGTCTTCCGTCCACCATTGAATTTTCCATCGATTCTTAAAAATGGACAATCAAAGAGtgaattcttatatttttaGGACAAAACAAGAAGTCTTCTAGAGAGTGACTGAGTTTTTTCAAAACCTaattttttctatcttttatGCAAAAGATTTTTTCTCGTATTATTTTCTACATAAAAATAGGAATGGTGGTTGTAAGTTGTTTATGCAAAGTGAGGTTTACTTGCCTAGAACTTGTTTATCATTTTCTGAGTGTTAACTTAAGCTACCGGCCAAATACATACGCAGGTCCCTAAAGTTGTTCGCGTTTTTGCCCAGGTACCTCAACTAACCAAGATTCCTATTAAATCCTTTAACCCCCTATAAtttgatccttttaaatattcttggcTGATGTGGAGccaaatttcaataaattatttttggtaattaggCGTGTGAGATGAACCTTCCCCACGTGGAAATTTTGACCAATACACTCCAACCCAATTACACGTCAGTGCCACATATTAAGTCATCAAAcctaaaaatcaatttccccCCAAATCACTTCTAACCCGTTTCTAAACGAGAAAACCCTAAGAATCTCTCCCTTTCAATGACTTTTACAGCTAAATTCTTAGATTTTAAAGTGATTtcgagtgttttgttgaaggaATCATCGAAGATTGCAGACGATTTTGGANAATCTCTCCCTTTCAATGACTTTTACAGCTGAAATTCTTAGATTTTAAAGTGATTtcgagtgttttgttgaaggaATCATCGAAGATTGCAGACGATTTTGGAGTTCATTCGCGATTTTCGAGTTGACGAGTGTGAGGTAAGTGACGAGCATGTTGTTGTGGTTGTGTGTTTTTAATATATGTGTTTGTTCTGtgttttttattgatatatacTGGGTTTAGTATCaatgtggttgttgttgttaataTCTAGATAAAGTTAGGGTTTTATGGTTTTTATTGTTCATAACGTGTCAGAAAAATTTGGGGCCTTGTTTCAGGGAATCTTATGGACGCCATTATTATAACTCGTTTTTATCATGGTGGTAAGTTTATTCAGGACAAAACTGGAATTACTTATAAAGGGGAAGCCGAGGTGGAATATGTTAATATCGACAAGGACCACTTCTCAATAATCGATTTACTTTTTTACACTAAACAATTGGGGTATATTACTGTTGGTGGGTTCTGTGTTAAAGACCCCACAAAAAATGGCTTTATTGAGGTGGACACTGATTTAACATTAGTAAATCTCATCAAAGACCTAAAAGATGGTGACTTTTTAGACATTTATGTAAAGCATGTggtggatgatgtagaagtggTCACAACAGGTTTGCTTTGTGGGTCTGTCGTTGAAGAAGACTTAGAAGATATAAATGTGACTGCAAGTGAAGGGTTGAATCATGAGGCTGAATCTGAAAATGTTAATGTGGAAGTTGAGCCAGGAGATATATCAGATCTAGATGTGGAATGGACTGAATCAAATGAAGAAAGTAGTGATGACTCTCAAGAGGATGCTATTCCTGATGTGGATGACTCTGAGGTTGATGAAGAATTAAGATCTCTTAGAAATGAAAGGAGaaacaaagtgaaaaagaaaaaacctaCTCAAACTGAGGAAATAAAGCTTGGAACAGCTGGTGTTGATAGAGGCTTTGAAGACATAGGAAGGAATAAGGCTGCTAGATACACTGGAAGACTAGGGGGTGATGAGCAATATATAGATAGCTCAGAATTGGACAGTGAAGACAGTAGGGATGAATTGGATTCAGAATTTGTGAAGGGTGTTGATTtaccaagaagaagaaaaagtaaaaaggtaAGATTTGATCCTGATTGTGTTGTAGAAATTTTTGAGCTTGGTATGGTATTTGAAAGTGCTGAACAATTTAGAAAAGCTGTTGCAGACTATTCTTGTCAATATAAAACTAGGTTAAAATTGA
The window above is part of the Solanum pennellii chromosome 5, SPENNV200 genome. Proteins encoded here:
- the LOC107019747 gene encoding uncharacterized protein LOC107019747, with the translated sequence MVNLTKLEFTALQSSGRNYLSWVLDAEIHLDAMGLGDTIKEEDKASNQNCARAMIFLRHHLDEILKIKYLTVQDPLVLWKNLKERFDHLKMVIHPKARYDWMHLRLQDFKSIHEYSSAMFRITSQLKLCGETNRPTGSEPLPEVNEAYAHHARRGKGRGRGRGRGRGRDYGQERNSIPGLNHSSYKKEKKERMRNVKQLGKVVFDVVEEVVMHVLSYSQTLG